From Syngnathus scovelli strain Florida chromosome 14, RoL_Ssco_1.2, whole genome shotgun sequence, one genomic window encodes:
- the LOC125980832 gene encoding apoptosis-stimulating of p53 protein 1 isoform X2, with translation MRGGVDRKGGSRSWAFHASGCLLRSRNKSGTSCMVKSVDEESRAEQKALLQTGQGKGRKGNARKGKARKGKARERKGALCLCLSLCLCLCCAALCCAALRAAGTRTGMLPVILTVYLNDTQQMLTEVPVTPATRVGDVVEYCKEAGEGECHLAEKWNGHERVLPQQLLLLDLLQQWGARRPEVSFYLRHCPSLPRGSQQPLETTWTMEAPEGKNTSKAPRLAETMEWNELDLVQEFTLEGQCSKIKVRSCRITWDSLQVPRVELTLSELQEMATRQQQQIDAHQQMLVAKEQRLRYLQQGGRSNQGQTQSEAEKLQRLKERVESQEAKLKKIRAMRGQVDYSKLINGNLSAEIEHVSSLFQEKQAELQSAVTRVDQLSQQLEDLRNGRLQLHSIASQQGAPNRGAGTKAAPPPPPLSGPAAPAALELRKLYQELQARNRHNLEQSGKLAHNKEVLNKRNAQVTVMDRRIGELRERLHKKRAELSRMNGGGPPSPQNSTTRASGGGGGVSGRVAAVCPYIQAPAEAGCKLLPDASPKWSQVSPTRSLSDENKSGIRKPPSQWKVSDLDTVLSQPNDSCGRPKSPQGDKGNNTNEASWPTVGKHWRSNSAEQHLPCGYGTYPSSGSSSSSSSSSRHHQTAGNHRSTSSLPRSAPGTLGWPRPSAAAAAAAAASSCSTSSSSSSSSSSSSQQIQQGIAVPPDSNQGSQPSPLASQSERTDPPPAVAVRPYVPEHASRPQSPRKGPASMNSSSIYSMYLQQPQAKNYGSLSNRSAATVKAVYGKPILPTSSASPSPLPFLHAGIKTEDKDVGGGGGGGGGGEPGGDGPILPPPSVDNIPRPLSPTKLTPVAHSAQLRYQNDADLEVLRRRLSNAPRPLKKRSSITEPEGPQGPNIQKLLYQRFNTLAGGMEGVSASTFYQPDCLLSDMDAIHSAEGDVEAGEKHAGLSSEDAEVQNLNLDRRRLSPPAAAAAATETATVGEESKKGSPSPQSHLPSTPDKWEDQNNNNKSGSCWAHGVTSRASPSASPPGPPSRPKAKRTNLKKPSSERTGHGLRVKFNPLALLLDASLEGEFDLVQRIIYEVENPSMPNDEGITPLHNAVCAGHHHIVKFLLDFGVNVNAADSDGWTPLHCAASCNSVHLCKMLVESGAAIFAQTISDVETAADKCEEMEEGYTQCSQFLYGEVGCDEQRLGVRVVGLRGPAARRTDLQRGRRPGRTATARRHRDRVVVGSTQRWRGIRSQEPARVISQDQTQTTLPGLSPSSKASLAKKGEKRPLPLTEAREEGGDKQVALAGNKLMLPFESHPTNTTE, from the exons aTGAGGGGAGGGGTTGACAGGAAAGGAGGGAGCAGGAGTTGGGCTTTCCATGCATCTGGATGTCTGCTGCGCTCGAGAAACAAGTCCGGGACTTCTTGTATGGTGAAAAGCGTGGACGAGGAGAGCAGAGCGGAGCAGAAGGCTCTTCTTCAAACAGGGCAAGGCAAGGGAAGGAAAGGCAACgcaaggaaaggaaaggcaaggaaaggaaaggcaaGGGAAAGGAAGGGAGCGCTGTGCTTGTGCTtgagcttgtgcttgtgcttgtgctgcgCTGCGCTGTGCTGTGCTGCGCTGCGAGCAGCAGGAACACGAACAGGAATGTTGCCG GTGATCCTGACAGTTTACCTGAACGACACACAACAGATGCTGACCGAGGTCCCGGTTACTCCTGCAACCAGAGTTGGAGATGTGGTGGAATACTGCAAAGAGGCAGGCGAAGGAGAGTGCCACTTAGCTGAAAAATGGAACGGACACG AACGAGTTCTCCCTCAGCAGTTGTTACTCTTGGACCTCCTTCAGCAGTGGGGAGCAAGGAGGCCAGAGGTCAGCTTCTACCTGCGACACTGTCCCTCCTTGCCACGAG GAAGTCAGCAGCCTTTGGAGACAACTTGGACCATGGAAGCTCCAGAGGGCAAGAACACCAGT AAAGCACCAAGGCTTGCCGAGACCATGGAGTGGAATGAGCTGGATTTGGTGCAGGAATTTACCCTTGAAGGGCAATGCAGCAAAATCAAAGTCCGCTCCTGCAGGATCACATGGGACAGCCTGCAG GTTCCCCGTGTGGAACTCACCCTGTCTGAGCTCCAGGAAATGGCCACAAGACAACAGCAACAGATCGACGCTCACCAACAGATGTTGGTGGCCAAG GAGCAAAGGCTGCGGTATCTTCAACAGGGAGGCCGATCCAACCAGGGGCAGACACAG TCGGAAGCTGAGAAACTGCAGCGCTTAAAGGAGCGAGTGGAGTCTCAGGAAGCCAAGCTGAAGAAGATTCGAGCCATGAGAGGGCAAGTGGACTACAGCAAACTGATCAATGGGAACCTAT CGGCAGAGATCGAGCACGTGAGCAGCCTGTTTCAGGAGAAGCAGGCTGAGCTGCAGTCTGCCGTGACCCGGGTTGACCAG CTGAGCCAACAGCTGGAGGATCTGAGGAACGGACGCCTGCAGCTGCATTCTATTGCCTCCCAGCAGGGGGCGCCCAACAGAGGCGCTGGAACGAAagcagcgccgccgccgccgccgctctctGGCCCTGCTGCCCCTGCTGCCTTAGAACTGAGGAAGCTCTACCAAGAGCTGCAG GCTCGCAACCGTCACAACCTGGAGCAGagtggcaagctcgcgcacaacAAGGAGGTGCTGAACAAGAGAAATGCTCAGGTGACCGTGATGGATCGACGTATCGGAGAGCTGAGGGAGCGACTGCACAAGAAGAGAGCCGAA TTGAGCCGTATGAATGGCGGAGGCCCTCCTTCTCCTCAAAATTCCACCACTCGagcaagcggcggcggcggcggcgtgtcgGGCCGAGTGGCCGCCGTGTGCCCTTACATCCAAGCTCCGGCCGAGGCGGGCTGCAAGCTGTTACCTGACGCATCCCCCAAATGGTCACAAGTCAGTCCCACGCGCTCCCTTTCGG ACGAGAACAAGAGCGGCATCAGGAAGCCTCCCAGCCAATGGAAAGTGTCGGATTTAGACACGGTCCTGTCGCAGCCAAATGACTCGTGTGGGCGTCCCAAATCTCCCCAGGGGGACAAAGGGAACAACA CTAATGAAGCATCGTGGCCTACCGTTGGTAAACATTGGAGGAGCAACAGTGCAGAACAG caTCTCCCTTGCGGTTACGGCACCTAccccagcagcggcagcagcagcagcagcagcagcagcagccgccacCACCAGACAGCAGGGAATCACCGTTCCACCAGCTCCCTGCCTCGATCGGCTCCCGGCACATTGGGATGGCCTCGACCcagcgctgccgccgccgccgccgctgccgcctcgTCTTGTtcaacctcctcctcctcctcctcctcctcctcctcctcctcacagcAAATCCAACAAGGCATTGCCGTCCCTCCAGATTCAAACCAAG GCTCGCAGCCTTCGCCCTTGGCATCTCAGAGCGAGCGAACGGATCCCCCTCCGGCGGTGGCCGTACGTCCTTACGTACCCGAGCACGCGTCCAGACCGCAGTCTCCTCGAAAGGGCCCCGCCTCCATGAACAGCAGCTCCATCTACAGCATGTACCTTCAGCAGCCTCAGGCCAAGAATTACGGCTCGCTCAGCAACAGGAGCGCCGCCACGGTTAAAGCGG TCTACGGGAAACCCATCCTGCCCACCTCCTCGGCGTCTCCGTCTCCTCTTCCTTTTCTCCACGCAGGAATAAAGACAGAAGACAAGGAcgttggaggaggaggaggaggaggaggaggaggagagcctGGCGGCGATGGGCCAATCCTTCCTCCTCCCAGCGTGGACAACATTCCCCGTCCTCTCAGTCCCACAAAGCTCACTCCAGTTG CCCACTCAGCTCAACTGCGCTACCAGAATGACGCTGATCTGGAAGTTCTCCGCCGTCGTCTCAGCAATGCTCCGCGCCCTCTGAAAAAACGAAGTTCCATTACGGAACCTGAGGGCCCCCAAGGGCCAAACATTCAAAAACTACTGTACCAGAG GTTTAACACTTTGGCAGGAGGCATGGAAGGGGTCTCAG CCAGTACTTTCTACCAGCCCGACTGTCTTTTGAGCGACATGGACGCGATCCACTCGGCCGAGGGGGATGTGGAAGCAGGTGAAAAGCATGCTGGCTTGTCATCAGAGGACGCAGAAGTTCAAAACTTGAACTTGGACCGCCGGCGCTTATCgccccccgccgccgccgccgccgccaccgagaCGGCCACGGTGGGAGAGGAGAGCAAGAAGGGCTCTCCGTCTCCACAAAGCCACCTCCCCTCGACCCCCGATAAATGGGAAGATCAGAACAATAACAATAAGAGCGGTTCTTGTTGGGCCCACGGCGTGACGAGTCGGGCCTCCCCTTCGGCCTCACCGCCTGGCCCGCCTTCAAGGCCCAAG GCGAAGCGAACCAATTTGAAAAAGCCTTCTTCGGAGCGCACGGGCCACGGGCTGAGAGTCAAGTTCAACCCCCTGGCTCTGCTGCTCGATGCGTCCTTAGAAGGAGAGTTTGATCTGGTGCAGAGAATTATCTATGAG GTGGAAAATCCCAGTATGCCAAACGACGAAGGCATTACTCCTCTTCACAACGCTGTGTGTGCTGGCCACCACCACATTGTCAAGTTTCTGCTGGACTTTGGAGTCAATGTCAATGCAGCGGACAGTGATGGATG GACGCCTCTGCACTGCGCCGCTTCGTGTAACAGCGTCCACCTGTGTAAAATGCTGGTGGAATCGGGGGCAGCCATTTTTGCCCAAACAATCAGCGATGTTGAAACGGCAGCAGACAAGTGTGAAGAAATGGAAGAAGGTTACACGCAGTGTTCGCAGTTCCTTTACG GAGAAGTTGGGTGTGATGAACAAAGGCTCGGTGTACGCGTTGTGGGACTACGCGGCCCAGCAGCCCGACGAACTGACCTTCAGCGAGGGCGACGCCCTGGCCGTACTGCGACGGCGCGACGACACCGAGACAGAGTGGTGGTGGGCTCGACTCAACGATGGCGAGGGATACGTTCCCAGGAACCTGCTCGGG TTATATCCCAGGATCAAACCCAGACAACGCTCCCTGGCCTAAGTCCGAGCTCGAAAGCCTCGTTGGCAAAGAAAGGAGAGAAGCGGCCTCTGCCGTTGACGGAGGCGCGAGAGGAaggaggagacaagcaagttgctCTTGCTGGCAACAAACTGATGCTACCATTTGAAAGTCATCCCACAAATACAACCGAATAG
- the LOC125980832 gene encoding apoptosis-stimulating of p53 protein 1 isoform X10, whose product MIGPHSTCIVPRVELTLSELQEMATRQQQQIDAHQQMLVAKEQRLRYLQQGGRSNQGQTQSEAEKLQRLKERVESQEAKLKKIRAMRGQVDYSKLINGNLSAEIEHVSSLFQEKQAELQSAVTRVDQLSQQLEDLRNGRLQLHSIASQQGAPNRGAGTKAAPPPPPLSGPAAPAALELRKLYQELQARNRHNLEQSGKLAHNKEVLNKRNAQVTVMDRRIGELRERLHKKRAELSRMNGGGPPSPQNSTTRASGGGGGVSGRVAAVCPYIQAPAEAGCKLLPDASPKWSQVSPTRSLSDENKSGIRKPPSQWKVSDLDTVLSQPNDSCGRPKSPQGDKGNNTNEASWPTVGKHWRSNSAEQHLPCGYGTYPSSGSSSSSSSSSRHHQTAGNHRSTSSLPRSAPGTLGWPRPSAAAAAAAAASSCSTSSSSSSSSSSSSQQIQQGIAVPPDSNQGSQPSPLASQSERTDPPPAVAVRPYVPEHASRPQSPRKGPASMNSSSIYSMYLQQPQAKNYGSLSNRSAATVKAVYGKPILPTSSASPSPLPFLHAGIKTEDKDVGGGGGGGGGGEPGGDGPILPPPSVDNIPRPLSPTKLTPVAHSAQLRYQNDADLEVLRRRLSNAPRPLKKRSSITEPEGPQGPNIQKLLYQRFNTLAGGMEGVSASTFYQPDCLLSDMDAIHSAEGDVEAGEKHAGLSSEDAEVQNLNLDRRRLSPPAAAAAATETATVGEESKKGSPSPQSHLPSTPDKWEDQNNNNKSGSCWAHGVTSRASPSASPPGPPSRPKAKRTNLKKPSSERTGHGLRVKFNPLALLLDASLEGEFDLVQRIIYEVENPSMPNDEGITPLHNAVCAGHHHIVKFLLDFGVNVNAADSDGWTPLHCAASCNSVHLCKMLVESGAAIFAQTISDVETAADKCEEMEEGYTQCSQFLYGEVGCDEQRLGVRVVGLRGPAARRTDLQRGRRPGRTATARRHRDRVVVGSTQRWRGIRSQEPARVISQDQTQTTLPGLSPSSKASLAKKGEKRPLPLTEAREEGGDKQVALAGNKLMLPFESHPTNTTE is encoded by the exons ATGATTGGGCCGCATTCCACGTGCATT GTTCCCCGTGTGGAACTCACCCTGTCTGAGCTCCAGGAAATGGCCACAAGACAACAGCAACAGATCGACGCTCACCAACAGATGTTGGTGGCCAAG GAGCAAAGGCTGCGGTATCTTCAACAGGGAGGCCGATCCAACCAGGGGCAGACACAG TCGGAAGCTGAGAAACTGCAGCGCTTAAAGGAGCGAGTGGAGTCTCAGGAAGCCAAGCTGAAGAAGATTCGAGCCATGAGAGGGCAAGTGGACTACAGCAAACTGATCAATGGGAACCTAT CGGCAGAGATCGAGCACGTGAGCAGCCTGTTTCAGGAGAAGCAGGCTGAGCTGCAGTCTGCCGTGACCCGGGTTGACCAG CTGAGCCAACAGCTGGAGGATCTGAGGAACGGACGCCTGCAGCTGCATTCTATTGCCTCCCAGCAGGGGGCGCCCAACAGAGGCGCTGGAACGAAagcagcgccgccgccgccgccgctctctGGCCCTGCTGCCCCTGCTGCCTTAGAACTGAGGAAGCTCTACCAAGAGCTGCAG GCTCGCAACCGTCACAACCTGGAGCAGagtggcaagctcgcgcacaacAAGGAGGTGCTGAACAAGAGAAATGCTCAGGTGACCGTGATGGATCGACGTATCGGAGAGCTGAGGGAGCGACTGCACAAGAAGAGAGCCGAA TTGAGCCGTATGAATGGCGGAGGCCCTCCTTCTCCTCAAAATTCCACCACTCGagcaagcggcggcggcggcggcgtgtcgGGCCGAGTGGCCGCCGTGTGCCCTTACATCCAAGCTCCGGCCGAGGCGGGCTGCAAGCTGTTACCTGACGCATCCCCCAAATGGTCACAAGTCAGTCCCACGCGCTCCCTTTCGG ACGAGAACAAGAGCGGCATCAGGAAGCCTCCCAGCCAATGGAAAGTGTCGGATTTAGACACGGTCCTGTCGCAGCCAAATGACTCGTGTGGGCGTCCCAAATCTCCCCAGGGGGACAAAGGGAACAACA CTAATGAAGCATCGTGGCCTACCGTTGGTAAACATTGGAGGAGCAACAGTGCAGAACAG caTCTCCCTTGCGGTTACGGCACCTAccccagcagcggcagcagcagcagcagcagcagcagcagccgccacCACCAGACAGCAGGGAATCACCGTTCCACCAGCTCCCTGCCTCGATCGGCTCCCGGCACATTGGGATGGCCTCGACCcagcgctgccgccgccgccgccgctgccgcctcgTCTTGTtcaacctcctcctcctcctcctcctcctcctcctcctcctcacagcAAATCCAACAAGGCATTGCCGTCCCTCCAGATTCAAACCAAG GCTCGCAGCCTTCGCCCTTGGCATCTCAGAGCGAGCGAACGGATCCCCCTCCGGCGGTGGCCGTACGTCCTTACGTACCCGAGCACGCGTCCAGACCGCAGTCTCCTCGAAAGGGCCCCGCCTCCATGAACAGCAGCTCCATCTACAGCATGTACCTTCAGCAGCCTCAGGCCAAGAATTACGGCTCGCTCAGCAACAGGAGCGCCGCCACGGTTAAAGCGG TCTACGGGAAACCCATCCTGCCCACCTCCTCGGCGTCTCCGTCTCCTCTTCCTTTTCTCCACGCAGGAATAAAGACAGAAGACAAGGAcgttggaggaggaggaggaggaggaggaggaggagagcctGGCGGCGATGGGCCAATCCTTCCTCCTCCCAGCGTGGACAACATTCCCCGTCCTCTCAGTCCCACAAAGCTCACTCCAGTTG CCCACTCAGCTCAACTGCGCTACCAGAATGACGCTGATCTGGAAGTTCTCCGCCGTCGTCTCAGCAATGCTCCGCGCCCTCTGAAAAAACGAAGTTCCATTACGGAACCTGAGGGCCCCCAAGGGCCAAACATTCAAAAACTACTGTACCAGAG GTTTAACACTTTGGCAGGAGGCATGGAAGGGGTCTCAG CCAGTACTTTCTACCAGCCCGACTGTCTTTTGAGCGACATGGACGCGATCCACTCGGCCGAGGGGGATGTGGAAGCAGGTGAAAAGCATGCTGGCTTGTCATCAGAGGACGCAGAAGTTCAAAACTTGAACTTGGACCGCCGGCGCTTATCgccccccgccgccgccgccgccgccaccgagaCGGCCACGGTGGGAGAGGAGAGCAAGAAGGGCTCTCCGTCTCCACAAAGCCACCTCCCCTCGACCCCCGATAAATGGGAAGATCAGAACAATAACAATAAGAGCGGTTCTTGTTGGGCCCACGGCGTGACGAGTCGGGCCTCCCCTTCGGCCTCACCGCCTGGCCCGCCTTCAAGGCCCAAG GCGAAGCGAACCAATTTGAAAAAGCCTTCTTCGGAGCGCACGGGCCACGGGCTGAGAGTCAAGTTCAACCCCCTGGCTCTGCTGCTCGATGCGTCCTTAGAAGGAGAGTTTGATCTGGTGCAGAGAATTATCTATGAG GTGGAAAATCCCAGTATGCCAAACGACGAAGGCATTACTCCTCTTCACAACGCTGTGTGTGCTGGCCACCACCACATTGTCAAGTTTCTGCTGGACTTTGGAGTCAATGTCAATGCAGCGGACAGTGATGGATG GACGCCTCTGCACTGCGCCGCTTCGTGTAACAGCGTCCACCTGTGTAAAATGCTGGTGGAATCGGGGGCAGCCATTTTTGCCCAAACAATCAGCGATGTTGAAACGGCAGCAGACAAGTGTGAAGAAATGGAAGAAGGTTACACGCAGTGTTCGCAGTTCCTTTACG GAGAAGTTGGGTGTGATGAACAAAGGCTCGGTGTACGCGTTGTGGGACTACGCGGCCCAGCAGCCCGACGAACTGACCTTCAGCGAGGGCGACGCCCTGGCCGTACTGCGACGGCGCGACGACACCGAGACAGAGTGGTGGTGGGCTCGACTCAACGATGGCGAGGGATACGTTCCCAGGAACCTGCTCGGG TTATATCCCAGGATCAAACCCAGACAACGCTCCCTGGCCTAAGTCCGAGCTCGAAAGCCTCGTTGGCAAAGAAAGGAGAGAAGCGGCCTCTGCCGTTGACGGAGGCGCGAGAGGAaggaggagacaagcaagttgctCTTGCTGGCAACAAACTGATGCTACCATTTGAAAGTCATCCCACAAATACAACCGAATAG
- the LOC125980832 gene encoding apoptosis-stimulating of p53 protein 1 isoform X9: MEWNELDLVQEFTLEGQCSKIKVRSCRITWDSLQVPRVELTLSELQEMATRQQQQIDAHQQMLVAKEQRLRYLQQGGRSNQGQTQSEAEKLQRLKERVESQEAKLKKIRAMRGQVDYSKLINGNLSAEIEHVSSLFQEKQAELQSAVTRVDQLSQQLEDLRNGRLQLHSIASQQGAPNRGAGTKAAPPPPPLSGPAAPAALELRKLYQELQARNRHNLEQSGKLAHNKEVLNKRNAQVTVMDRRIGELRERLHKKRAELSRMNGGGPPSPQNSTTRASGGGGGVSGRVAAVCPYIQAPAEAGCKLLPDASPKWSQVSPTRSLSDENKSGIRKPPSQWKVSDLDTVLSQPNDSCGRPKSPQGDKGNNTNEASWPTVGKHWRSNSAEQHLPCGYGTYPSSGSSSSSSSSSRHHQTAGNHRSTSSLPRSAPGTLGWPRPSAAAAAAAAASSCSTSSSSSSSSSSSSQQIQQGIAVPPDSNQGSQPSPLASQSERTDPPPAVAVRPYVPEHASRPQSPRKGPASMNSSSIYSMYLQQPQAKNYGSLSNRSAATVKAVYGKPILPTSSASPSPLPFLHAGIKTEDKDVGGGGGGGGGGEPGGDGPILPPPSVDNIPRPLSPTKLTPVAHSAQLRYQNDADLEVLRRRLSNAPRPLKKRSSITEPEGPQGPNIQKLLYQRFNTLAGGMEGVSASTFYQPDCLLSDMDAIHSAEGDVEAGEKHAGLSSEDAEVQNLNLDRRRLSPPAAAAAATETATVGEESKKGSPSPQSHLPSTPDKWEDQNNNNKSGSCWAHGVTSRASPSASPPGPPSRPKAKRTNLKKPSSERTGHGLRVKFNPLALLLDASLEGEFDLVQRIIYEVENPSMPNDEGITPLHNAVCAGHHHIVKFLLDFGVNVNAADSDGWTPLHCAASCNSVHLCKMLVESGAAIFAQTISDVETAADKCEEMEEGYTQCSQFLYGEVGCDEQRLGVRVVGLRGPAARRTDLQRGRRPGRTATARRHRDRVVVGSTQRWRGIRSQEPARVISQDQTQTTLPGLSPSSKASLAKKGEKRPLPLTEAREEGGDKQVALAGNKLMLPFESHPTNTTE; this comes from the exons ATGGAGTGGAATGAGCTGGATTTGGTGCAGGAATTTACCCTTGAAGGGCAATGCAGCAAAATCAAAGTCCGCTCCTGCAGGATCACATGGGACAGCCTGCAG GTTCCCCGTGTGGAACTCACCCTGTCTGAGCTCCAGGAAATGGCCACAAGACAACAGCAACAGATCGACGCTCACCAACAGATGTTGGTGGCCAAG GAGCAAAGGCTGCGGTATCTTCAACAGGGAGGCCGATCCAACCAGGGGCAGACACAG TCGGAAGCTGAGAAACTGCAGCGCTTAAAGGAGCGAGTGGAGTCTCAGGAAGCCAAGCTGAAGAAGATTCGAGCCATGAGAGGGCAAGTGGACTACAGCAAACTGATCAATGGGAACCTAT CGGCAGAGATCGAGCACGTGAGCAGCCTGTTTCAGGAGAAGCAGGCTGAGCTGCAGTCTGCCGTGACCCGGGTTGACCAG CTGAGCCAACAGCTGGAGGATCTGAGGAACGGACGCCTGCAGCTGCATTCTATTGCCTCCCAGCAGGGGGCGCCCAACAGAGGCGCTGGAACGAAagcagcgccgccgccgccgccgctctctGGCCCTGCTGCCCCTGCTGCCTTAGAACTGAGGAAGCTCTACCAAGAGCTGCAG GCTCGCAACCGTCACAACCTGGAGCAGagtggcaagctcgcgcacaacAAGGAGGTGCTGAACAAGAGAAATGCTCAGGTGACCGTGATGGATCGACGTATCGGAGAGCTGAGGGAGCGACTGCACAAGAAGAGAGCCGAA TTGAGCCGTATGAATGGCGGAGGCCCTCCTTCTCCTCAAAATTCCACCACTCGagcaagcggcggcggcggcggcgtgtcgGGCCGAGTGGCCGCCGTGTGCCCTTACATCCAAGCTCCGGCCGAGGCGGGCTGCAAGCTGTTACCTGACGCATCCCCCAAATGGTCACAAGTCAGTCCCACGCGCTCCCTTTCGG ACGAGAACAAGAGCGGCATCAGGAAGCCTCCCAGCCAATGGAAAGTGTCGGATTTAGACACGGTCCTGTCGCAGCCAAATGACTCGTGTGGGCGTCCCAAATCTCCCCAGGGGGACAAAGGGAACAACA CTAATGAAGCATCGTGGCCTACCGTTGGTAAACATTGGAGGAGCAACAGTGCAGAACAG caTCTCCCTTGCGGTTACGGCACCTAccccagcagcggcagcagcagcagcagcagcagcagcagccgccacCACCAGACAGCAGGGAATCACCGTTCCACCAGCTCCCTGCCTCGATCGGCTCCCGGCACATTGGGATGGCCTCGACCcagcgctgccgccgccgccgccgctgccgcctcgTCTTGTtcaacctcctcctcctcctcctcctcctcctcctcctcctcacagcAAATCCAACAAGGCATTGCCGTCCCTCCAGATTCAAACCAAG GCTCGCAGCCTTCGCCCTTGGCATCTCAGAGCGAGCGAACGGATCCCCCTCCGGCGGTGGCCGTACGTCCTTACGTACCCGAGCACGCGTCCAGACCGCAGTCTCCTCGAAAGGGCCCCGCCTCCATGAACAGCAGCTCCATCTACAGCATGTACCTTCAGCAGCCTCAGGCCAAGAATTACGGCTCGCTCAGCAACAGGAGCGCCGCCACGGTTAAAGCGG TCTACGGGAAACCCATCCTGCCCACCTCCTCGGCGTCTCCGTCTCCTCTTCCTTTTCTCCACGCAGGAATAAAGACAGAAGACAAGGAcgttggaggaggaggaggaggaggaggaggaggagagcctGGCGGCGATGGGCCAATCCTTCCTCCTCCCAGCGTGGACAACATTCCCCGTCCTCTCAGTCCCACAAAGCTCACTCCAGTTG CCCACTCAGCTCAACTGCGCTACCAGAATGACGCTGATCTGGAAGTTCTCCGCCGTCGTCTCAGCAATGCTCCGCGCCCTCTGAAAAAACGAAGTTCCATTACGGAACCTGAGGGCCCCCAAGGGCCAAACATTCAAAAACTACTGTACCAGAG GTTTAACACTTTGGCAGGAGGCATGGAAGGGGTCTCAG CCAGTACTTTCTACCAGCCCGACTGTCTTTTGAGCGACATGGACGCGATCCACTCGGCCGAGGGGGATGTGGAAGCAGGTGAAAAGCATGCTGGCTTGTCATCAGAGGACGCAGAAGTTCAAAACTTGAACTTGGACCGCCGGCGCTTATCgccccccgccgccgccgccgccgccaccgagaCGGCCACGGTGGGAGAGGAGAGCAAGAAGGGCTCTCCGTCTCCACAAAGCCACCTCCCCTCGACCCCCGATAAATGGGAAGATCAGAACAATAACAATAAGAGCGGTTCTTGTTGGGCCCACGGCGTGACGAGTCGGGCCTCCCCTTCGGCCTCACCGCCTGGCCCGCCTTCAAGGCCCAAG GCGAAGCGAACCAATTTGAAAAAGCCTTCTTCGGAGCGCACGGGCCACGGGCTGAGAGTCAAGTTCAACCCCCTGGCTCTGCTGCTCGATGCGTCCTTAGAAGGAGAGTTTGATCTGGTGCAGAGAATTATCTATGAG GTGGAAAATCCCAGTATGCCAAACGACGAAGGCATTACTCCTCTTCACAACGCTGTGTGTGCTGGCCACCACCACATTGTCAAGTTTCTGCTGGACTTTGGAGTCAATGTCAATGCAGCGGACAGTGATGGATG GACGCCTCTGCACTGCGCCGCTTCGTGTAACAGCGTCCACCTGTGTAAAATGCTGGTGGAATCGGGGGCAGCCATTTTTGCCCAAACAATCAGCGATGTTGAAACGGCAGCAGACAAGTGTGAAGAAATGGAAGAAGGTTACACGCAGTGTTCGCAGTTCCTTTACG GAGAAGTTGGGTGTGATGAACAAAGGCTCGGTGTACGCGTTGTGGGACTACGCGGCCCAGCAGCCCGACGAACTGACCTTCAGCGAGGGCGACGCCCTGGCCGTACTGCGACGGCGCGACGACACCGAGACAGAGTGGTGGTGGGCTCGACTCAACGATGGCGAGGGATACGTTCCCAGGAACCTGCTCGGG TTATATCCCAGGATCAAACCCAGACAACGCTCCCTGGCCTAAGTCCGAGCTCGAAAGCCTCGTTGGCAAAGAAAGGAGAGAAGCGGCCTCTGCCGTTGACGGAGGCGCGAGAGGAaggaggagacaagcaagttgctCTTGCTGGCAACAAACTGATGCTACCATTTGAAAGTCATCCCACAAATACAACCGAATAG